From one Mustelus asterias unplaced genomic scaffold, sMusAst1.hap1.1 HAP1_SCAFFOLD_838, whole genome shotgun sequence genomic stretch:
- the LOC144487508 gene encoding cyclin-L1-like isoform X2, producing the protein MDVFKNYMNDSLRTDVFVRYNPETIACACIYLAARALEIPLPNRPHWFLLFGTSEEEMKEICVKILKLYTRKKANLEHLDSEVEKRKVALQEAKAKAKGLLPDGTPALDAPPSFSPSSKPDSPKDGKFEKPSPLSIQAMKNARRKLDEEEKWPRSASPFNGVQKSKSSRSRSRSKGRSYSRSRSRSHSPRRRRTRSRSASNSSRSRSHSRSRSDSPPQRHKRSSPYIGRPKVKEYDDIREYKYNSHKRRRSHSRSYSKSLSRSRSRSRERLDFPRKHKESRSHHRERRHDRSRSYERSTKHHNSHSSHSRHRR; encoded by the exons ATGGATGTTTTTAA GAATTATATGAATGACAGTCTGCGGACAGATGTGTTTGTCCGGTACAATCCAGAGACCATTGCCTGCGCCTGCATCTACTTGGCTGCTAGGGCACTTGAG ATTCCACTCCCAAATCGTCCCCATTGGTTTCTATTGTTCGGAACAAGTGAGGAAGAAATGAAGGAAATCTGTGTGAAAATCTTAAAACTCTACACCAGAAAAAAG GCAAATTTGGAACACCTTGACAGTGAAGTTGAAAAGCGGAAGGTGGCACTTCAGGAAGCAAAAGCTAAAGCCAAAGGTCTTTTACCAGATGGGACACCTGCATTAGACGCTCCACCTAGTTTCTCACCATCGTCAAAACCAG ATTCTCCCAAGGATGGAAAGTTTGAGAAACCTTCACCGCTGTCTATTCAGGCAATGAAAAACGCTCGAAGAAAACTTGATGAGGAAGAGAAATGGCCCCGATCTGCTAGTCCTTTTAATGG TGTTCAAAAGAGTAAGAGTAGCAGAAGTCGAAGTAGAAGCAAAGGTCGGAGTTACTCAAGGTCTCGCTCTAGATCACATTCTCCTAGGCGGCG AAGAACTCGGAGTCGTTCTGCATCCAACAGCTCTCGATCCCGCAGCCACTCAAGAAGCCGCAGTGATTCCCCTCCGCAACGGCATAAAAGAAGCTCACCTTACATTGGCAGGCCGAAAGTCAAAGAATATGACGATATCCGTGAATACAAGTACAATTCCCACAAACGCAGAAGGTCTCACAGCAGGAGCTACAGTAAAAGTTTGTCAAGATCTAGAAGTAGATCCAGAGAGCGTTTAGATTTTCCTCGAAAGCACAAAGAAAGTAGGAGCCATCACAGAGAGCGGAGGCACGATCGATCACGGTCGTATGAAAGGTCCACAAAACACCACAACAGCCACTCGAGTCATAGCAGACACCGGCGGTGA